The following proteins are co-located in the Solanum pennellii chromosome 8, SPENNV200 genome:
- the LOC114078454 gene encoding gibberellin 20 oxidase 3-like: MAPEIEEEHVETLSMNGNKCKSRISYDLRKNSLHLSMMISEMKFKTFHNTMIEYMEEMDKLGMIIMEILAHGLGLAYDFFSKNFEEKEATIFRISRYPPCPLAEKIVGIGIYSDSQSLTILYQHQQVWTNGRLKSVIHRAVVNKEKQRLSMAYFMNPTSSATIECPPQLIDSVSNPRKYVPFTWGELQHLLLTTRRVRGKAVAINNFLISS, encoded by the exons ATGGCACctgaaattgaagaagagcaTGTTGAGACACTTTCAATGAATGGCAATAAATGCAAGTCAAGAATTTCATATGATCTCAGGAAGAACAGCCTTCACTTAAGCATGATGATTTCGGAGATGAAATTCAAGACATTTCA CAACACAATGATAGAGTACATGGAAGAAATGGACAAGCTAGGGATGATTATAATGGAGATATTGGCTCATGGATTAGGCCTTGCATATGACTTCTTCAGCAAGAACTTTGAAGAAAAGGAGGCTACTATTTTTAGAATAAGCAGATATCCTCCTTGTCCTCTTGCAGAGAAGATTGTAGGCATAGGGATTTATTCAGACTCCCAATCATTAACCATATTGTATCAACACCAG CAAGTTTGGACAAATGGAAGGTTAAAGAGTGTTATACACAGGGCAGTGGTGAATAAGGAGAAGCAGAGGCTATCAATGGCATATTTCATGAATCCAACAAGCAGTGCAACAATTGAATGCCCTCCACAGCTTATTGATTCAGTTTCTAATCCAAGAAAATATGTACCTTTTACGTGGGGTGAACTGCAGCACCTTCTTTTGACTACCAGGAGGGTTAGGGGCAAAGCTGTTGCCATCAATAATTTCCTTATTTCTAGTTGA
- the LOC107028255 gene encoding increased DNA methylation 1-like: MNSPYFLMKTSCRSNFNRVNFRGFHTFILEKDEEIISAATIRIHGKNLAEMPFIATNKEYRRKGMCKKLMVAIESTLSFLKVEKLVIPSVSKRIGTWIESYGFRLISSPLPKEITLHNTLMFHTSVRLQKDICSSASDKPEETQSSPKKCEEPRSFDLNVEASHQQDKD; this comes from the exons ATGAACTCTCCTTATTTCCTAATGAAAACTTCTTGCAGGTCAAATTTCAACAGGGTGAATTTCAGGGGCTTTCACacatttattttagaaaaggaTGAAGAGATCATTTCTGCAGCAACCATAAG GATTCATGGAAAAAACCTTGCTGAAATGCCCTTCATCGCGACAAATAAGGAATATAGGAGAAAAGGAATGTGCAAAAAGCTAATGGTTGCCATTGAATCA ACTCTTAGCTTTCTAAAGGTAGAAAAGCTGGTAATTCCATCAGTATCAAAGCGCATAGGGACTTGGATAGAAAGCTATGGTTTTCGTCTCATTAGCTCTCCACTACCAAAAGAGATAACATTGCACAATACATTGATGTTCCATACTTCAGTGAGATTGCAAAAAGACATCTGTTCATCCGCTTCTGATAAG CCAGAGGAGACACAGAGTTCCCCGAAGAAATGTGAAGAGCCAAGATCCTTTGACTTGAATGTTGAAGCATCTCATCAACAGGACAAAGACTGA
- the LOC107026795 gene encoding probable enoyl-CoA hydratase 2, mitochondrial: protein MVVAFVAIAKSVGQQCLKRSKPYSNSYFSGYGVQTWKFQSHRTLILQSASESVKLERLSDSDSGILEVKLDRPEARNAIGKDMLRGLRQAFEAVSNERSANVLMICSSVPKVFCAGADLKERKTMILSEVQDFVSTLRSTFSYLEALHIPTIAAIEGIALGGGLEMAMSCDIRICGEDAVMGLPETGLAIIPGAGGTQRLPRLVGKSIAKDIIFTGRKISGKDAGSIGLVNYCVPAGEARLKALELARDINLKGPLALRMAKRAIDQGVEVDTESGLALEWDCYEQLLDTKDRLEGLAAFAERRKPQYKGE from the exons ATGGTTGTTGCATTTGTAGCCATAGCTAAATCCGTCGGACAACAATGCTTGAAGCGATCAAAACCCTACTCCAACTCTTACTTCTCCGGCTATGGAGTCCAAACATGGAAATTTCAGAGTCATAGAACACTAATCTTACAGTCGGCTTCTGAATCCGTCAAATTGGAAAGACTTTCCGATTCTGATTCCG GGATTTTGGAGGTTAAATTGGATAGACCTGAGGCGAGAAATGCGATTGGGAAGGATATGCTTAGAGGATTACGGCAAGCATTTGAAGCTGTGAGTAATGAACGTTCAGCAAATGTTTTGATGATCTGCAGTTCGGTTCCTAAAGTGTTTTGTGCTGGAGCTGATTTGAAG GAAAGAAAAACTATGATTCTTTCAGAAGTTCAGGATTTTGTAAGCACTTTGCGATCAACATTTTCCTATTTGGAG GCTCTTCATATCCCTACAATTGCTGCCATTGAGGGTATAGCATTGGGTGGGGGGCTTGAAATGGCAATGTCTTGTGATATCCGGATATGTG GTGAAGATGCAGTGATGGGCTTACCTGAAACAGGGCTTGCTATAATACCAGG AGCAGGAGGAACACAACGGCTTCCTAGACTGGTTGGAAAATCAATTGCAAAAGATATAATATTTACTGGACGAAAGATAAGTGGGAAAGATGCTGGATCAATTG GGCTTGTCAATTACTGTGTTCCTGCTGGTGAGGCTCGTCTCAAGGCACTTGAACTTGCTAGGGATATTAATCTGAAG GGTCCGCTTGCTTTGAGGATGGCAAAACGTGCTATTGACCAAGGAGTGGAGGTAGATACAGAATCAGGTTTAGCTTTGGAGTGGGATTGCTATGAACAACTGTTAGACACAAAAGATCGCCTAGAAGGCCTTGCTGCATTTGCCGAGAGGAGAAAACCTCAGTATAAGGGTGAATGA
- the LOC107026705 gene encoding probable polyamine transporter At1g31830 encodes MGEFDDGEYAGINEVTSPRENNARKVSVLPLLFLIFYEVSGGPFGVEDTVRAAGPLLALLGFLVFPFIWSVPEALITAEMGTMFPENGGYVVWVSSALGPYWGFQLGWMKWLSGVIDNALYPVLFLDYLKSAIPALGGGLPRVLAVLVLTVILTYMNYRGLTIVGWVAVSLGILSILPFVVMGLISIPKLRPSRWLVVDVQSVDWNLYLNTLFWNLNYWDSISTLAGEVHNPKKTLPKALFYAVILVVLSYFFPLLIGTGAVPLERDLWTDGYFSDIAKILGGVWLRVWIQGAAAASNMGMFVAEMSSDSFQLLGMAERGLLPEFFSKRSRYGTPLFGILFSASGVILLSWLSFQEIVAAENFLYCFGMILEFIAFVLLRMKCPHAPRPFKIHGGTVGAIILCIPPTVLICVVLALSSFKVMVVSLAAVAIGLVMQPCLKLIENKRWLKFSVSSDLPDDITTHEPLLR; translated from the coding sequence ATGGGGGAGTTCGATGATGGAGAGTATGCAGGGATTAATGAGGTTACATCACCCAGAGAAAATAATGCTAGGAAAGTTTCAGTCTTGCCTTTACTTTTCCTCATTTTCTATGAGGTTTCTGGTGGTCCTTTTGGTGTTGAGGACACTGTGCGGGCAGCTGGTCCTCTTCTTGCTCTTTTGGGGTTCTTGGTTTTCCCATTCATATGGAGTGTCCCTGAGGCATTGATTACAGCTGAAATGGGCACCATGTTCCCTGAAAATGGTGGTTATGTTGTGTGGGTTTCATCGGCTTTAGGTCCTTATTGGGGCTTTCAGCTAGGTTGGATGAAATGGTTGAGTGGAGTCATTGACAATGCACTTTACCCTGTTTTGTTCTTGGATTATCTGAAATCAGCCATCCCTGCATTAGGTGGCGGGCTTCCTAGAGTACTAGCGGTTTTGGTCCTTACTGTGATTCTTACTTACATGAACTACAGAGGCTTAACTATTGTAGGATGGGTTGCTGTTTCGCTTGGTATACTGTCAATTCTTCCTTTTGTGGTTATGGGGCTCATTTCGATTCCCAAATTAAGGCCTTCAAGATGGTTAGTGGTAGATGTACAAAGTGTTGATTGGAACTTGTATCTGAATACTCTCTTCTGGAATCTAAATTACTGGGACTCAATAAGTACTCTTGCTGGAGAAGTACATAACCCAAAGAAGACTCTACCTAAAGCTCTCTTTTATGCTGTTATTCTAGTTGTTCTGTCCTACTTTTTCCCTTTGTTAATTGGTACCGGAGCTGTTCCTCTTGAGCGTGACTTATGGACTGATGGCTATTTCTCTGATATTGCGAAAATACTGGGTGGAGTCTGGCTCAGAGTTTGGATTCAAGGGGCAGCTGCAGCGTCAAATATGGGAATGTTTGTGGCCGAGATGAGCAGCGACTCTTTTCAGTTACTTGGTATGGCAGAGAGGGGTTTGCTGCCTGAGTTCTTCTCTAAGAGATCTCGTTACGGAACTCCTTTATTTGGGATCCTCTTCTCAGCTTCTGGTGTGATTTTACTGTCATGGCTGAGCTTTCAAGAGATAGTAGCTGCAGAAAATTTCTTGTATTGCTTTGGCATGATCTTGGAATTTATAGCATTTGTATTGTTAAGGATGAAGTGTCCCCATGCACCACGCCCATTCAAGATACATGGGGGAACTGTTGGAGCCATCATATTGTGTATACCTCCAACCGTTCTCATATGTGTTGTTTTGGCCTTGTCTTCATTCAAAGTCATGGTTGTAAGCCTTGCTGCCGTTGCAATTGGTTTGGTGATGCAACCTTGTCTTAAGCTTATCGAGAATAAGAGATGGTTGAAGTTCTCTGTTAGTTCTGATCTTCCTGATGATATTACAACACATGAACCTTTACTTCGTTGA